The Buttiauxella selenatireducens genome has a window encoding:
- a CDS encoding winged helix-turn-helix transcriptional regulator: protein MSEIENRAPSLTEQMRNGNLFAEQCPSRDVLKHVTSRWGVLILVALQGGTHRFSDLRRKMGGVSEKMLAQTLQWLEADGFVNRKSYPVVPPHVEYSLTPMGYEVSEKVAELADWIEGNLPKVMASRSERDA from the coding sequence ATGAGTGAAATTGAAAACCGTGCGCCGTCGTTAACTGAGCAAATGCGTAACGGCAATTTGTTCGCTGAACAATGCCCATCGCGCGATGTGCTTAAGCACGTCACCAGTCGCTGGGGCGTATTGATTCTGGTGGCGTTGCAGGGCGGGACGCATCGCTTTAGCGACCTGCGCCGCAAAATGGGCGGGGTGAGTGAAAAAATGCTCGCGCAAACGCTGCAATGGCTGGAGGCGGATGGTTTTGTGAATCGAAAATCGTACCCGGTTGTGCCGCCGCATGTGGAATACAGCCTGACGCCGATGGGTTATGAGGTGAGCGAAAAAGTGGCTGAGCTTGCGGACTGGATTGAAGGAAATTTGCCGAAAGTGATGGCGTCCCGAAGCGAACGGGACGCCTGA
- a CDS encoding glutathione peroxidase: MTTFHQLTATSLRGQLISMADYAGKLVLVVNTASHCGFTPQYTGLEALYKKYAAQGLVVLGFPCNQFGKQEPGGADEIAQTCHINYGVSFPMFEKVEVNGAATHPVFRYLKEELPGVLGVRIKWNFTKFLIGRDGKPIKRFAPFTTPEKMEAAILAALKI; the protein is encoded by the coding sequence ATGACCACTTTTCATCAACTGACTGCTACCAGCCTGCGTGGCCAGCTCATCTCAATGGCCGACTACGCGGGTAAACTGGTTCTGGTGGTTAATACCGCCAGCCATTGTGGCTTCACGCCGCAATACACAGGCCTTGAAGCGCTCTACAAGAAGTACGCCGCCCAGGGGCTGGTGGTGCTTGGTTTCCCCTGCAACCAGTTCGGTAAGCAGGAACCCGGCGGTGCCGACGAAATCGCGCAGACCTGTCACATCAACTATGGTGTGAGCTTCCCGATGTTCGAGAAAGTGGAGGTCAACGGTGCCGCTACGCATCCGGTGTTTCGTTACCTTAAAGAAGAATTGCCCGGCGTGCTGGGCGTGCGGATCAAGTGGAACTTCACTAAGTTCCTGATCGGACGCGACGGCAAACCGATCAAGCGTTTTGCACCGTTCACCACCCCAGAGAAAATGGAAGCCGCAATCCTTGCAGCACTTAAAATCTAA
- the ydfZ gene encoding putative selenium delivery protein YdfZ, translated as MLTYDCYRNAISTGSRVMVFNKGLTGVIKTIHGEGKSAEQIRRSECVEIEGCEGVFCPMELVRLELH; from the coding sequence ATGTTGACCTATGATTGCTACCGTAACGCTATCTCTACTGGCAGCCGTGTTATGGTGTTCAATAAGGGTCTGACTGGTGTCATTAAAACCATTCACGGCGAAGGTAAATCAGCCGAACAAATTCGTCGTTCTGAATGTGTTGAAATCGAAGGTTGTGAAGGTGTGTTCTGCCCGATGGAGTTGGTCAGACTTGAACTTCACTGA
- the cysQ gene encoding 3'(2'),5'-bisphosphate nucleotidase CysQ, with amino-acid sequence MLEKICQLAREAGAAIMDVYQGVKPLEATKKLDDSPVTAADIAAHTIILKGLQALTPEIPVLSEEDPQTWETRQHWQRYWLVDPLDGTKEFLKRNGEFTVNIALIEQGKAVLGVVYAPVLNVMYSAAEGKAWKEENGTRNQIHVRDARPPLVVISRSHGDDELKEYLHQLGEHQTTSIGSSLKFCLVAEGQAQLYPRFGPTNIWDTAAGHAVASAAGAHVHDWQGKSLDYTPRESFLNPGFRVSIY; translated from the coding sequence ATGCTAGAAAAAATTTGCCAACTGGCGCGCGAAGCGGGAGCCGCCATTATGGATGTTTACCAGGGTGTGAAACCGCTTGAGGCGACGAAAAAACTGGATGACTCACCCGTGACTGCGGCCGATATTGCGGCTCACACCATTATCCTGAAAGGGCTGCAAGCGCTCACCCCAGAGATACCCGTGCTTTCAGAGGAAGATCCGCAGACGTGGGAAACGCGCCAACATTGGCAGCGCTACTGGCTGGTGGACCCTCTGGATGGTACTAAAGAGTTCCTGAAACGTAACGGGGAATTCACCGTCAATATCGCCCTGATTGAGCAGGGGAAAGCGGTGTTGGGCGTGGTGTATGCGCCGGTTCTGAACGTGATGTATAGCGCGGCTGAAGGTAAGGCCTGGAAAGAGGAAAATGGCACACGTAACCAAATCCATGTGCGCGATGCACGCCCGCCGTTGGTGGTGATTAGCCGATCGCACGGCGATGACGAACTGAAAGAGTATCTTCATCAATTGGGTGAACACCAGACAACGTCTATCGGTTCATCGTTGAAGTTCTGTCTGGTGGCTGAAGGGCAGGCGCAGCTTTATCCGCGCTTCGGGCCAACCAACATCTGGGACACCGCAGCAGGCCACGCGGTTGCATCAGCAGCAGGTGCGCACGTTCATGACTGGCAGGGTAAGTCACTTGACTACACCCCGCGCGAGTCATTCTTAAACCCAGGTTTCCGGGTCTCTATTTACTAA
- a CDS encoding bifunctional 2',3'-cyclic-nucleotide 2'-phosphodiesterase/3'-nucleotidase — MIKFSATVVAMLVTTSVHAATVDLRILETTDLHSNMMDFDYYKDTPTEKFGLVRTASLINAARSETVNSVLVDNGDLIQGSPLGDYMAAKGLKKGDIHPVYKALNTLDYAVGNLGNHEFNYGLDYLHMALSGAKFPYVNANVIDAKTNKPLFTPYVIKETAVKDKDGKEQTLRIGYIGFVPPQIMTWDKTNLEGKVTVKDITETARQYVPEMRKQGADLVVVVAHSGLSSDPYHAMAENSVYYLSEVPGVDAILFGHAHAVFPGKDFANIKGVDLEKGTLNGIPAVMPGMWGDHLGVVDLVLNNDSGAWKVTSSKAEARPIYDSVAKKALVPEDAKLVTVLKHDHDATREFVSKPIGKSSDNMYSYLALVQDDPTVQVVNNAQTAYVEKYIQGDPDLANLPVLSAAAPFKVGGRKNDPASFVEVEKGQLTFRNAADLYLYPNTLVVVKASGKEVKEWLECSAGQFNQIDVNSTKPQSLINWDGFRTYNFDVIDGVDYQIDVSQPARYDGECQMVNPKAERIKGLTFKGKPIDPNATFLVATNNYRAYGGKFAGTGDSHIAFASPDENRSVLANWITASKEIHPAADNNWRLAPIHSEQPLDIRFETSPGEKAAAFIKDKGQYPMKNVATDEIGFAIYQLDLSK, encoded by the coding sequence ATGATTAAGTTTAGTGCAACGGTTGTTGCCATGCTGGTTACTACCAGCGTTCATGCGGCAACAGTTGACCTGCGTATCCTGGAAACGACCGATCTCCACAGCAATATGATGGATTTCGATTACTACAAAGACACACCAACAGAGAAATTCGGGCTGGTGCGTACCGCGAGTCTCATTAATGCCGCCCGGAGTGAGACAGTAAACAGCGTCCTGGTTGATAACGGAGACCTGATTCAGGGCAGCCCACTTGGCGATTACATGGCGGCAAAGGGCCTGAAAAAAGGCGATATCCACCCGGTTTATAAGGCGCTGAATACGCTGGATTACGCGGTGGGTAACTTAGGCAATCACGAGTTTAACTATGGCCTTGATTACCTGCATATGGCGCTGTCAGGCGCAAAATTCCCGTATGTGAATGCCAACGTTATTGACGCCAAAACCAATAAGCCGCTGTTCACGCCTTACGTGATTAAAGAAACTGCCGTGAAAGATAAAGACGGCAAAGAACAGACGCTGCGCATCGGCTATATCGGTTTTGTTCCACCACAAATTATGACGTGGGATAAAACCAACCTGGAAGGCAAGGTCACGGTTAAAGATATTACCGAAACAGCTCGCCAATATGTGCCAGAGATGCGTAAGCAAGGTGCTGATTTAGTGGTAGTTGTCGCCCACTCAGGCCTTTCCAGCGACCCGTATCACGCCATGGCGGAAAACTCGGTTTATTACCTCAGCGAAGTTCCGGGCGTTGATGCCATTCTGTTTGGCCACGCACACGCCGTTTTCCCTGGTAAAGATTTTGCCAATATTAAAGGTGTCGATCTTGAGAAAGGCACACTGAACGGTATTCCTGCGGTGATGCCTGGTATGTGGGGCGACCATCTCGGCGTGGTTGATTTGGTGCTCAATAACGACAGCGGCGCGTGGAAAGTCACGAGCAGCAAAGCGGAAGCACGCCCGATTTACGATAGCGTGGCGAAGAAAGCCCTGGTGCCTGAAGATGCAAAACTGGTGACAGTGTTGAAGCACGATCACGACGCTACACGTGAGTTCGTCAGCAAACCAATCGGAAAATCATCCGACAACATGTACAGCTATCTGGCGCTGGTGCAGGACGACCCAACCGTACAGGTGGTGAATAACGCCCAAACTGCTTACGTTGAAAAATACATTCAGGGCGACCCGGATCTGGCAAATCTGCCAGTTCTCTCTGCCGCAGCGCCATTCAAAGTCGGTGGACGTAAGAACGATCCAGCCAGTTTTGTCGAAGTGGAAAAAGGCCAGTTAACCTTCCGCAACGCAGCTGATTTGTACCTTTATCCAAACACTCTGGTGGTGGTGAAAGCCAGTGGCAAAGAGGTCAAAGAGTGGCTGGAGTGTTCTGCCGGGCAGTTTAATCAGATTGATGTGAACAGCACTAAGCCGCAGTCGCTGATTAACTGGGACGGTTTCCGTACCTATAACTTCGATGTCATCGACGGCGTGGATTACCAGATTGATGTGTCGCAACCGGCTCGCTACGACGGCGAATGCCAGATGGTGAACCCGAAAGCAGAACGTATCAAAGGGCTGACGTTTAAAGGTAAACCAATCGACCCGAATGCGACCTTCCTGGTAGCGACCAATAACTATCGTGCCTACGGCGGTAAATTTGCCGGTACGGGCGATAGCCATATCGCGTTCGCCTCCCCGGATGAGAACCGCTCCGTGCTGGCAAACTGGATCACTGCGAGCAAAGAGATCCACCCTGCTGCCGATAACAACTGGCGCCTGGCTCCGATTCATAGCGAGCAGCCATTAGATATTCGCTTTGAAACTTCACCAGGTGAAAAAGCCGCTGCGTTTATCAAAGATAAAGGCCAGTATCCGATGAAGAACGTCGCTACCGATGAAATCGGCTTTGCGATTTATCAGTTGGATTTAAGTAAATAA
- a CDS encoding hemolysin family protein encodes MLNSILLILLLISVSAFFSISEISLAASRKIKLKLLADEGNVNAQRVLTMQESPGMFFTVVQIGLNAVAILGGIVGDAAFSPAFKVLLERFFSPEMADQLSFMLSFTLVTSLFILFADLTPKRIGMISPESVALRIINPMRFCLFVFRPLVWFFNGLANVIFRIFKLPMVRNDDITSDDVYAVFEAGALAGVLRKQEHELIENVFELESRTVPSSMTSRENIIWFDLHTDEQSLKNKIAEHPHSKFLVCNGDIDHIVGYVDSKELLNRVLGNQSLALNSGVHLRNALIVPDTLTLSEALESFKTAGEDFAVIMNEYALVVGIITLNDVMTTLMGDLVGQGMEEQIVARDENSWLVEGGTPIDDVMRVLDIDEFPQSGNYETIGGFMMFMLRKIPKRTDSVKFSGYKFEVVDIDNYRIDQLLVTRIDTKPTPLTPKQPDADEQTTA; translated from the coding sequence ATGTTAAACAGTATTTTACTAATACTTCTTCTTATCTCCGTCAGTGCGTTCTTCTCTATTTCGGAGATCTCGCTGGCAGCATCCCGTAAAATTAAACTCAAGCTTTTAGCTGATGAGGGTAACGTTAACGCGCAACGCGTGCTGACAATGCAGGAAAGTCCTGGCATGTTCTTTACCGTGGTGCAGATTGGCCTGAACGCGGTTGCAATTCTCGGCGGTATCGTCGGCGACGCGGCGTTTTCTCCAGCGTTTAAAGTCCTTCTGGAGCGTTTCTTCTCGCCAGAAATGGCTGACCAACTGAGCTTTATGCTCTCTTTCACCCTGGTCACCAGCTTGTTCATTTTGTTTGCAGACCTCACTCCGAAACGCATCGGTATGATTTCGCCTGAATCTGTTGCTTTGCGAATCATCAACCCGATGCGCTTCTGTCTGTTTGTCTTCCGTCCATTAGTGTGGTTCTTCAACGGACTGGCAAACGTCATTTTCCGTATTTTCAAACTGCCAATGGTGCGTAATGACGACATCACATCTGATGATGTGTATGCCGTTTTTGAAGCAGGCGCGCTGGCGGGTGTGCTGCGTAAGCAAGAGCATGAGCTGATCGAGAACGTGTTTGAGCTGGAATCGCGTACCGTGCCGTCGTCCATGACGTCACGCGAAAACATCATTTGGTTTGATTTGCATACCGATGAGCAGAGCCTGAAGAATAAAATCGCCGAGCATCCTCACTCCAAGTTCCTGGTGTGTAACGGCGATATCGACCACATCGTTGGCTATGTTGATTCAAAAGAGCTGCTGAACCGCGTGTTGGGCAACCAAAGCCTGGCGCTCAACAGTGGTGTGCATCTGCGTAATGCGCTGATTGTGCCGGATACGTTGACCCTTTCTGAAGCGCTGGAAAGCTTCAAAACTGCCGGTGAAGACTTTGCGGTTATCATGAACGAGTACGCGCTGGTGGTGGGTATCATTACGCTCAACGACGTGATGACAACACTGATGGGCGACCTGGTTGGCCAGGGCATGGAGGAGCAGATTGTCGCTCGTGATGAAAACTCCTGGCTGGTTGAAGGCGGCACACCGATTGATGATGTCATGCGTGTGTTGGATATTGACGAGTTCCCGCAGTCTGGAAATTACGAAACCATCGGCGGCTTCATGATGTTTATGCTGCGCAAAATCCCGAAGCGAACTGATTCGGTGAAGTTCTCGGGCTATAAGTTCGAGGTGGTGGATATTGATAACTACCGTATCGACCAGCTGTTGGTCACGCGTATCGATACCAAGCCGACACCGCTGACGCCAAAGCAGCCGGATGCGGATGAGCAGACCACTGCATAA
- a CDS encoding YtfJ family protein has protein sequence MSLRTTLALALLLLPLAASAHNFEKNQRVSPIGITDKGELMLDNDKFSYKNWNSAQLVGKVRVVQHIAGRSSAKEKNAGLIEAIKAAKFPHDRYQTTTIVNTDDAIVGTGMFVRSSLENNKKQYPWSQFIVDSNGVAQKSWLLETGSSAIVVLDKEGRVQFAKDGALTQQEVQQVMSLLRELLSK, from the coding sequence ATGTCCCTACGCACAACCCTTGCGCTTGCCTTGCTGCTGTTGCCTCTTGCAGCATCGGCACATAATTTCGAGAAAAATCAGCGAGTCTCACCTATTGGTATTACGGATAAAGGTGAGTTGATGCTCGACAATGATAAGTTTAGCTATAAAAACTGGAATAGTGCGCAGTTGGTGGGAAAAGTGCGAGTGGTGCAACATATTGCCGGGCGCTCTAGTGCGAAAGAGAAAAATGCAGGGCTGATTGAAGCGATTAAGGCGGCAAAATTCCCGCATGACCGCTATCAAACCACCACGATTGTGAACACCGATGATGCCATCGTCGGCACCGGGATGTTCGTTCGCAGCAGCCTTGAGAACAATAAAAAACAGTATCCGTGGTCGCAATTTATCGTCGACAGCAACGGCGTGGCGCAAAAATCCTGGCTGCTCGAAACCGGCAGTTCAGCGATTGTGGTGCTGGATAAAGAAGGACGCGTGCAGTTTGCGAAGGATGGCGCATTGACGCAGCAAGAAGTGCAGCAGGTCATGAGCCTGCTGCGCGAATTACTCAGTAAATAG
- a CDS encoding Abi family protein encodes MQLHNNLAIEAYVSKARLKTYIALTNNATLGECIGAYVWNKRVGAALFPLLQCLEVTLRNGIHNAASAHFNNPAWFDPLTKLAGHDYFNSFMTQYPHLSNNFYRKNISSGSRKNKKVWTSRHESMLKQAKEKLTSGHKPQHADAIVAELMFGFWVGMFERNYHDLNTSDRLWPHLEPMVFPNLLPSERRHGDIHNKLLPIKELRNRVAHHEPIWKHASVGNSVTAIKMLTAIIDDLVFLINGISRDRAEMLHESGIEGAARAICRKESLDFYLNGRISKEISLRRLKRDLLRHIEGKSLFPLSFSNAGKETVILNFNI; translated from the coding sequence TTGCAACTACACAACAATCTCGCGATTGAAGCCTACGTATCTAAGGCTCGACTTAAGACATACATTGCTCTAACAAACAATGCCACTCTTGGAGAGTGCATCGGAGCCTATGTTTGGAACAAACGCGTAGGCGCTGCACTTTTCCCTCTTTTGCAATGCCTTGAAGTAACCTTGAGAAACGGTATTCATAATGCAGCTTCTGCTCACTTTAACAACCCTGCTTGGTTTGATCCTTTAACGAAGCTGGCTGGGCATGATTATTTTAACTCCTTCATGACTCAATATCCTCATTTATCAAACAATTTCTATCGAAAAAACATAAGTAGCGGAAGTCGTAAGAACAAAAAGGTGTGGACATCACGCCATGAAAGCATGCTGAAACAAGCAAAAGAAAAGTTGACTAGTGGCCATAAGCCTCAACATGCAGATGCAATTGTTGCTGAATTGATGTTCGGTTTTTGGGTTGGCATGTTTGAGAGAAACTATCATGATCTCAATACATCTGACCGATTATGGCCACATTTAGAACCGATGGTTTTTCCCAATTTATTGCCTTCAGAACGTCGACATGGCGATATTCATAATAAATTGCTACCTATCAAAGAGTTGCGAAATAGGGTTGCACACCATGAACCTATCTGGAAGCACGCTTCAGTAGGAAATAGTGTCACCGCAATCAAAATGCTTACAGCAATAATCGATGATCTCGTCTTCCTCATCAATGGAATCAGCCGCGATCGCGCAGAAATGCTGCATGAATCTGGTATCGAAGGTGCGGCGCGAGCAATTTGCCGTAAAGAATCGCTTGATTTTTACCTTAACGGACGGATTTCTAAGGAAATATCATTAAGACGTTTGAAACGGGACCTGCTCCGCCACATAGAGGGAAAAAGCCTTTTCCCCTTGTCTTTCAGTAATGCAGGCAAAGAAACGGTCATTCTCAACTTCAATATTTAA
- a CDS encoding IS110 family transposase translates to MTAIDKFAAHVGLDWADKKHDVCVQFKNGERIFHVVEHTPEALDIWLNELYQKVKGRIAIALELKKGPVVYALQKYPFVTVFPVHSLSLARYRQTFWPSGAKDDPQDAELALELMLRYPQKIKAIEPDNADIRLLQQLVEQRRQLVEDKRRFVNRLINTLKQYYPQPLEWFSHRGSLLLCELIIRWPSLQQLKRARRDTIRNFLNTKGGRARSLTEQRVASIESSIPLTTDPVVIEANALMATALAAQIKVVSEIIKTYDERIETHFDKLPDAELFKSLPGMGPCMGPRMLAALGDNRNRFNSAEEIQNYAGIAPVTERSGQKSWVHWRWQCAKFVRQTFVEWTAKTVNSSYWARRYYQGQREKGKSHQSAIRALAFKWIRVIYRCWKTRTRYDEAKYLLALEERKSPLLGS, encoded by the coding sequence ATGACTGCGATAGATAAGTTTGCTGCTCATGTTGGTCTGGATTGGGCAGATAAAAAGCATGATGTCTGCGTTCAGTTTAAAAACGGCGAACGTATATTCCATGTGGTTGAACATACCCCGGAAGCGCTTGATATCTGGCTCAACGAATTGTACCAAAAGGTGAAAGGCAGGATCGCTATAGCCCTTGAGCTGAAGAAAGGCCCGGTGGTGTATGCTCTACAGAAGTACCCATTTGTCACTGTTTTTCCTGTGCACTCGTTGTCACTGGCCCGCTATCGGCAGACCTTCTGGCCAAGTGGTGCGAAGGATGATCCCCAGGATGCTGAGTTAGCATTAGAGCTAATGCTACGTTACCCCCAAAAGATAAAGGCCATCGAGCCTGACAATGCAGATATCAGGTTGCTCCAGCAGTTAGTTGAACAGCGTCGCCAGTTGGTTGAAGACAAACGCCGCTTCGTGAACCGCCTTATCAACACATTGAAGCAGTATTATCCTCAGCCTCTGGAATGGTTCTCACATAGGGGGAGTTTACTGTTGTGCGAACTGATTATACGGTGGCCCAGTCTGCAGCAACTGAAACGCGCCAGGCGCGACACGATCCGTAACTTTCTGAATACCAAAGGTGGTCGTGCAAGATCCCTTACCGAGCAGCGTGTTGCGAGCATTGAGAGTTCGATTCCATTGACTACAGACCCAGTAGTTATAGAAGCTAATGCTTTGATGGCTACAGCACTGGCGGCACAAATTAAAGTCGTGAGTGAAATCATCAAAACCTATGACGAACGAATCGAAACGCATTTTGACAAATTGCCAGATGCTGAACTGTTCAAATCACTGCCGGGCATGGGACCGTGTATGGGCCCGCGAATGCTTGCAGCATTGGGTGATAACCGCAACCGCTTCAACAGCGCAGAAGAAATACAAAACTATGCTGGCATCGCGCCAGTAACCGAGCGAAGCGGCCAAAAATCCTGGGTGCACTGGCGTTGGCAGTGTGCGAAGTTCGTCCGACAGACATTCGTGGAATGGACTGCGAAGACGGTAAACTCATCATACTGGGCCAGACGGTATTATCAGGGGCAGCGAGAAAAGGGAAAATCTCATCAGTCCGCGATCCGGGCTCTGGCATTCAAATGGATAAGGGTTATTTACCGCTGCTGGAAGACCAGAACCCGTTATGACGAAGCGAAATATTTACTGGCGCTTGAAGAGCGAAAATCGCCCTTACTAGGGTCGTAA
- a CDS encoding 5'-methylthioadenosine/S-adenosylhomocysteine nucleosidase: protein MIIKKTCLLALSACCLVLPSLSFAQPSPKGPIVVQGAMPIEAEHFAQRLDNPKEQQIGGWRFWSGTVDGYPVVVSETLKGMSNAAAATAIAATQFHPVAIINQGTAGGHDPALNVYDIVLGKYSVNLGAFKTPHKLKGEGSDSLQWKPMDLLASKGSAGEDKTPHTIRKFPGDAQLLAVADSVKSTYTRGKVVDGVIGSADLWNSELDRISHFHTTYQTSAEEMETASAAQTAAAFAIPFVGIRVLSNNITNDGKYDPQTGLACQDYVYQVVKAYVAKLDADKK from the coding sequence ATGATCATCAAAAAAACATGTCTGCTGGCACTGTCAGCATGTTGCCTGGTACTGCCTTCCCTGAGTTTCGCCCAGCCGTCACCGAAAGGGCCGATCGTGGTTCAGGGCGCAATGCCAATTGAAGCCGAACATTTTGCTCAACGCCTTGATAACCCGAAGGAACAGCAGATTGGCGGCTGGCGTTTCTGGAGCGGCACGGTAGACGGTTATCCGGTGGTGGTTTCTGAGACATTGAAGGGCATGTCAAACGCCGCGGCTGCCACGGCGATTGCCGCCACCCAGTTTCATCCGGTGGCAATCATTAACCAGGGCACGGCAGGTGGCCACGACCCGGCGTTGAACGTGTATGACATCGTGCTGGGCAAATACTCCGTAAACCTGGGCGCGTTCAAAACCCCGCACAAACTGAAAGGTGAAGGCAGCGATTCCCTGCAGTGGAAACCGATGGATCTGTTGGCCTCTAAAGGCAGCGCCGGTGAAGATAAAACCCCGCACACCATCCGTAAATTCCCGGGTGACGCCCAGTTGCTTGCGGTTGCGGACAGCGTTAAAAGCACATACACCCGAGGTAAAGTGGTGGATGGGGTGATTGGTTCGGCGGATCTCTGGAACAGCGAACTGGACAGAATCAGCCATTTCCACACGACCTATCAAACCTCTGCAGAGGAGATGGAAACCGCGTCAGCCGCACAAACCGCCGCGGCTTTTGCGATCCCGTTCGTCGGGATCCGCGTGTTATCCAATAACATCACCAACGATGGTAAATACGATCCGCAAACCGGCCTGGCCTGTCAGGACTATGTGTATCAGGTAGTGAAGGCGTACGTTGCCAAACTGGACGCGGATAAAAAGTAA
- a CDS encoding DUF1107 domain-containing protein, translated as MKIFQRYNPLQVAKYVKILFRGRLYIKDVGAFEFDKGKILIPKVKDKQHLSVMSEVNRQVLRMQAEMA; from the coding sequence ATGAAAATTTTCCAACGGTACAACCCGCTTCAGGTGGCGAAGTACGTGAAAATCCTGTTCCGTGGACGGTTGTACATCAAGGACGTTGGCGCTTTTGAATTTGATAAGGGTAAGATTCTTATTCCAAAAGTGAAAGATAAGCAGCATCTATCTGTTATGTCTGAAGTAAACCGCCAGGTACTGCGTATGCAGGCGGAAATGGCGTAA
- the ldtA gene encoding L,D-transpeptidase: MMIRLTSLAFVLAAVTHSALAVTYPLPPEGSRLVGNSFVITVPEGNTQPLEYFAAQYDQGFSNMTEANPGVDLFLPRAGTQLTIPQQLILPDTARQGIVINVAEMRLYYYPEGSNTVQVLPIGIGQAGRETPRNWVTHVERKQEAPAWTPTANTRKEYAREGKTLPAFVPPGEDNPMGLYAIYIGKLYAIHGTNANFGIGLRVSQGCIRLRKDDIKYLFDNVPVGTRVQFIDQPVKTTLEPDGQRWLEVHEPLSRNRAEFESDRKVPLPMTTQLRNATEGAGVDAGVVSATLTRRSGMPVLINTGSIKAGQF; the protein is encoded by the coding sequence ATGATGATTCGTTTAACCTCGCTGGCCTTCGTGCTTGCCGCCGTGACTCACAGCGCACTGGCGGTTACCTATCCTCTGCCGCCGGAAGGGAGTCGCCTGGTCGGTAATTCGTTTGTTATCACCGTACCGGAGGGGAACACCCAACCTCTGGAGTATTTTGCTGCACAGTACGATCAGGGGTTCAGCAATATGACCGAGGCCAACCCCGGCGTGGATCTGTTTCTGCCGCGTGCCGGAACGCAACTGACCATTCCTCAGCAGCTGATTTTGCCGGATACCGCACGTCAGGGCATTGTGATAAACGTCGCGGAGATGCGCCTGTACTACTATCCGGAAGGGAGCAATACGGTGCAGGTTCTGCCGATTGGTATCGGTCAGGCGGGGCGGGAAACGCCGCGTAACTGGGTGACTCATGTGGAGCGTAAGCAGGAGGCCCCGGCCTGGACGCCAACGGCGAACACCCGTAAAGAGTACGCCCGCGAGGGTAAAACCCTGCCGGCGTTCGTGCCGCCGGGGGAAGATAACCCGATGGGGCTGTATGCCATTTACATCGGCAAGCTGTACGCCATTCACGGCACCAACGCCAACTTTGGCATCGGCCTGCGGGTGAGTCAGGGCTGTATCCGCCTGAGGAAAGACGATATCAAATACCTGTTCGATAACGTGCCGGTCGGCACGCGCGTGCAGTTTATCGATCAGCCGGTGAAAACCACCCTTGAGCCAGACGGGCAGCGCTGGCTTGAAGTACACGAGCCGCTGTCGCGTAACCGCGCCGAGTTTGAATCTGACCGGAAAGTCCCACTACCAATGACCACGCAGTTGCGTAATGCCACCGAAGGGGCGGGCGTGGATGCAGGCGTAGTCAGCGCTACGCTGACACGTCGTTCTGGTATGCCGGTGCTGATTAACACAGGGTCGATAAAAGCCGGACAGTTCTAA